In Turicibacter sanguinis, a genomic segment contains:
- a CDS encoding Ltp family lipoprotein, translated as MGKMIKCKTCSKEIASKAKVCPECGAKNKKSFYKKWWFWLIILFVMIGAFGGEDSSNHSESNQTIEQEVDQVNKVEETTQKTENTTQVEEKVEENIPTEYKSALKKATTYSDIMNMSKAGVYDQLTSEYGEKFSPEAAQYAIDNVQVDWKENALKKATTYSNTMNMSKAGVYDQLTSEYGEKFTAEEAQYAVDNVKADWEENALKKAETYQKMMSMSPSAIYDQLTSEYGEKFTAEEAQYAIDHLQ; from the coding sequence ATGGGAAAAATGATTAAATGTAAAACGTGTTCTAAAGAAATAGCATCTAAGGCTAAAGTATGTCCAGAATGTGGGGCGAAAAATAAAAAATCATTTTATAAAAAATGGTGGTTTTGGTTGATTATTTTATTTGTCATGATTGGAGCTTTCGGTGGGGAAGATTCATCAAATCATTCAGAATCAAATCAAACTATTGAACAAGAAGTGGATCAAGTAAATAAAGTAGAAGAGACTACTCAAAAAACAGAAAATACTACTCAAGTAGAGGAAAAAGTGGAAGAAAATATTCCAACAGAATACAAATCAGCCCTAAAAAAGGCAACAACATACAGCGATATCATGAATATGTCTAAGGCAGGAGTATACGATCAACTAACATCGGAATATGGAGAGAAATTTTCACCAGAAGCTGCCCAATATGCCATTGATAATGTGCAAGTTGATTGGAAAGAAAATGCATTAAAAAAAGCAACAACGTATAGCAATACCATGAATATGTCTAAAGCTGGTGTTTATGATCAATTAACATCAGAATACGGGGAGAAGTTTACAGCAGAAGAAGCACAGTACGCGGTGGATAATGTAAAAGCGGATTGGGAGGAAAATGCGTTAAAAAAAGCAGAAACTTATCAAAAAATGATGTCTATGTCTCCGAGCGCTATTTATGATCAATTAACATCAGAATATGGAGAGAAGTTTACAGCGGAGGAAGCACAATACGCAATTGATCATCTTCAATAA